One Huiozyma naganishii CBS 8797 chromosome 4, complete genome genomic region harbors:
- the ZNG1 gene encoding GTP-dependent zinc transferase (similar to Saccharomyces cerevisiae YNR029C; ancestral locus Anc_6.337): MSALKSFEYNSDDDGELPPLVTGSEANLIEIFSKYSKSNNGKLVTDEKIDRVNKQNAIVAASVPQKRIPVTIITGYLGSGKSTLLEKIALKGSDRKIAVILNEFGDSSEIEKAMTIKNGSASYQEWLDLGNGCLCCSLKNVGVKAIEDMIARSPGAIDYILLETSGIADPAPIAKMFWQDEGLNSSVYIDGVITVLDAEHILKCLDDVSPDTHWHGEKVIREDNLTIAHFQLAMGDIIVLNKFDKVEGNHCAIEELQNRIRQVNEVAPIYCAKYGDVELDKLMDIHAYEGTFSVSEKLGATERPTLHDPRMMTVTLDFPRLRDAVQYKALFTEFLQVLLWKDFGVTSNRTAADRSEIQRTKGIISYRDAASGETVTKVVQGVRDTYDVFPARSPREEHFGCKLVFIGKHLDKTHFESLLDEVLSK; encoded by the coding sequence ATGTCAGCACTGAAGAGTTTTGAGTACAATTCTGATGACGATGGGGAGTTGCCCCCGCTTGTTACCGGTTCGGAGGCAAATCTCATTGAGATTTTTAGCAAGTACAGCAAGAGCAACAACGGTAAGCTGGTCACGGATGAGAAGATAGATAGGGTTAATAAACAGAACGCTATCGTAGCAGCCTCAGTTCCACAGAAGAGGATCCCTGTGACGATTATCACCGGGTACCTTGGGTCAGGTAAGTCCACacttttggaaaagataGCACTGAAGGGGAGTGACAGGAAGATTGCTGTGATCCTGAATGAGTTTGGCGACTCGAGTGAAATTGAGAAGGCAATGACGATAAAGAACGGGTCTGCAAGCTACCAGGAATGGCTGGATTTGGGGAACGGTTGTCTGTGTTGCTCACTTAAAAACGTCGGTGTCAAAGCTATAGAGGATATGATTGCCAGATCGCCAGGGGCCATCGATTATATCCTTTTGGAGACTTCAGGGATTGCTGACCCTGCCCCCATTGCCAAGATGTTTTGGCAGGACGAGGGATTGAACAGTAGTGTGTATATTGATGGAGTCATCACCGTGCTGGATGCGGAGCACATTCTCAAATGTCTCGATGATGTATCACCGGATACGCATTGGCATGGCGAGAAGGTTATCAGGGAAGACAACTTAACGATAGCACATTTCCAACTCGCCATGGGGGATATAATCGTGCTGAATAAGTTTGACAAAGTAGAGGGCAACCATTGTGCGATTGAAGAGTTACAAAATCGTATTAGACAAGTCAACGAAGTGGCGCCGATATACTGCGCGAAGTACGGCGATGTAGAGTTGGACAAACTAATGGATATACATGCCTACGAGGGTACTTTTTCTGTATCTGAAAAACTGGGCGCAACGGAGCGCCCGACGCTACACGATCCAAGGATGATGACCGTGACGTTGGACTTCCCACGACTCAGAGACGCAGTGCAGTACAAAGCTCTTTTCACAGAGTTCTTACAagtgttgttgtggaaGGATTTTGGAGTCACGTCAAACCGAACGGCGGCCGATAGAAGTGAAATACAGAGAACCAAGGGCATAATCTCATACAGGGACGCTGCTTCTGGTGAAACGGTGACCAAAGTGGTTCAAGGTGTGCGAGACACGTACGATGTGTTCCCAGCGAGGTCCCCACGGGAGGAACACTTTGGATGTAAGCTGGTCTTCATCGGTAAGCACTTGGATAAAACCCATTTTGAGAGTTTACTCGATGAGGTACTCTCGAAGTAG
- the CPR8 gene encoding peptidylprolyl isomerase family protein CPR8 (similar to Saccharomyces cerevisiae CPR4 (YCR069W) and CPR8 (YNR028W); ancestral locus Anc_6.336): MLCDMLLFLACCLFVSPIWASPTDKPVLDFRKMYPPDPPSSTNVLMGFRFYDEHLQKKRTVDVAIKLFDSVVPKTTKNFRTIAKGVHVVTDPTKDPIKVIYKGLKLQKVIPGDRLESFGVFEDPQTFCIYGSQFEDENFSILHDRPGRVSMVNHGEDSNESRFMIDLNINGSNERNGKNVVFGQVISGLDDLIKAMSAVKLEENRKPMHDIEIAYSVVDELKISNIADLEQAYKEDLKAYNDGQLFRGVSLGNHNDVFEKSQDMADAKFLELNHPLTRIALLGLVLGVFYLFMQHKGDVMKWITSTTKSMKQDSARVN; the protein is encoded by the coding sequence ATGTTATGTGAtatgttgctgtttttggCATGCTGCCTCTTCGTGAGTCCAATTTGGGCTTCTCCCACGGATAAACCAGTTCTCGACTTCAGGAAAATGTACCCGCCAGACCCTCCATCATCGACCAATGTGCTGATGGGGTTCAGGTTCTACGACGAGCAtctgcagaagaagaggacCGTGGACGTTGCTATTAAGTTGTTCGACTCCGTCGTGCCCAAGACGACTAAGAACTTCCGCACAATTGCCAAGGGTGTCCATGTGGTGACAGACCCCACTAAGGACCCGATCAAAGTTATCTACAAAGGTCTCAAGCTGCAGAAGGTTATCCCTGGCGACAGGTTGGAAAGTTTCGGTGTCTTTGAGGACCCGCAGACTTTCTGCATCTACGGGTCACAATTCGAGGATGAGAATTTCTCAATCCTACACGACAGACCCGGTAGAGTGTCGATGGTGAACCATGGGGAGGACAGCAACGAGTCCCGTTTCATGATCGACTTGAACATCAACGGCTCGAACGAGAGAAACGGGAAGAACGTCGTGTTTGGACAGGTCATTTCCGGATTGGACGATTTGATTAAAGCGATGAGCGCAGTGAAACTAGAGGAGAACCGTAAACCGATGCACGATATCGAGATTGCGTACTCTGTCGTTGACGAGTTGAAAATTAGCAACATCGCGGACTTGGAACAAGCGTACAAGGAGGACCTCAAGGCGTACAACGACGGACAACTGTTCAGAGGTGTTAGCCTGGGTAACCACAACGACGTCTTCGAGAAGAGTCAGGACATGGCGGACGCCAAGTTTCTAGAGTTGAACCACCCGCTAACGAGAATTGCTCTCTTGGGTCTTGTGCTCGGGGTGTTTTACCTTTTCATGCAGCACAAGGGAGATGTTATGAAATGGATTACCTCTACCACGAAAAGCATGAAACAGGACTCTGCTAGAGTAAACTAA
- the BUD17 gene encoding putative pyridoxal kinase BUD17 (similar to Saccharomyces cerevisiae BUD17 (YNR027W); ancestral locus Anc_6.334), protein MKALLIQSHVVHGYVGNKASSFPLQLRGWDVDALNTVQYSNHPGYGFFSGFQYSEKVLRDTLLKGLIESMDIHYDVVLTGYCPSGEILEEMARIINSKMAHVKWVLDPVLGDNNRLYVSETVVDVYRTLLRDNLVYLTTPNQFEMELLTGTKIRDAPSLHESLRRFHKLYPRVQRIVVTSIDMDTCGGDPRDTNYVVGYWGPDFTVDPSSHTIKKINALFNGSGDLFTALLMDYSVAREMHLGDAVTATATLTSQILSRTCDLTPNRAQATDPDVLVAGPAPVKVQDLKLIQCRDLIVLPAADPPADPVTTTTTTTITT, encoded by the coding sequence ATGAAGGCGCTTTTGATTCAATCGCATGTGGTACACGGGTATGTTGGCAACAAAGCGTCCAGTTTCCCACTGCAATTGCGAGGATGGGACGTTGACGCACTGAACACGGTGCAGTACTCGAACCACCCAGGGTACGGGTTCTTCTCTGGGTTCCAGTACTCCGAGAAAGTCCTGCGGGACACGTTGTTAAAGGGGCTTATAGAATCCATGGACATCCACTACGACGTTGTTTTGACTGGGTATTGTCCTAGCGGCGAAATACTCGAGGAGATGGCCCGGATCATCAACTCCAAGATGGCCCACGTCAAGTGGGTTCTCGACCCTGTTTTGGGAGACAACAACAGACTGTACGTCTCTGAGACTGTTGTAGACGTATATAGGACTTTGCTGCGCGACAACCTCGTGTACCTCACGACGCCTAATCAGTTTGAAATGGAGTTACTCACAGGCACCAAGATCAGGGACGCACCGTCCTTGCATGAGAGTCTCCGCCGATTCCACAAACTGTACCCGCGTGTACAACGCATCGTAGTGACAAGCATTGACATGGACACATGCGGGGGTGACCCCCGGGACACAAACTACGTCGTTGGCTACTGGGGTCCAGATTTCACAGTAGATCCTTCCTCACACaccatcaagaagataAACGCACTGTTCAACGGGAGCGGCGACCTGTTCACTGCACTGCTGATGGATTACTCTGTTGCCCGGGAGATGCACCTGGGCGACGCTGTCACAGCTACTGCGACTCTGACGTCCCAGATCCTCTCAAGAACGTGTGATCTGACCCCGAACCGTGCCCAAGCGACAGACCCGGACGTACTCGTGGCAGGGCCCGCCCCAGTGAAAGTGCAGGACCTGAAACTGATCCAGTGCCGCGATCTGATCGTCCTGCCCGCAGCAGACCCACCAGCGGACCCTGTcactaccactaccactactactattaCTACTTAA
- the SEC12 gene encoding Sar family guanine nucleotide exchange factor SEC12 (similar to Saccharomyces cerevisiae SED4 (YCR067C) and SEC12 (YNR026C); ancestral locus Anc_6.333) translates to MKFPTTNFDAGYPLYGAKFIKDDTVVVAGGGGEGKNGIPNKLTVLKVSPESGFDVVTEVTLSDNDDSPTAMDALGPNGTVLLGCNENSAKITSGEGNKHLRKFQCMTSKGEKCTLKHVDAVDLDHSKSIDDYTKLIELSPKGDLAAVVSSKENPSVLKLVDSKTLATRFEIESPQEIKDISVLPQGDSVCFLTPHGVNIVNTKTGKIVSTLSDITEYNLSKCKFIDNRTVLVASTFPRGRPGVVLLEVDISTGGNPRITKKQIICHKYQGITAMDLNNGNKIAALATNSNDLLLVNLVTYKIVETIAELHAFAVTKVTISPDGTSVVSVSAANTVHLVKIPTNFETLQTDNGKLLQYVLLFLLILAISVFLQRNNLGIQSTTSEYLDWFIARPSKQSPKVYDFAGPGEEMSIRYD, encoded by the coding sequence ATGAAGTTCCCAACCACGAATTTTGATGCTGGGTATCCTTTGTACGGTGCCAAATTTATCAAAGACGACACGGTTGTCGTCGCTGGTGGCGGGGGCGAGGGGAAGAACGGAATTCCCAACAAGTTGActgttttgaaagtgtcCCCGGAATCCGGGTTTGACGTGGTCACTGAAGTCACCTTGTCCGACAACGATGATTCACCCACAGCGATGGATGCATTGGGGCCCAACGGTACCGTTCTGCTGGGTTGTAACGAGAACAGTGCTAAAATTACCTCTGGTGAGGGGAACAAACACCTGAGAAAGTTTCAGTGTATGACCTCAAAGGGGGAAAAATGTACGCTCAAACACGTTGATGCTGTTGATCTGGACCACTCCAAAAGTATTGACGACTATACCAAATTGATAGAACTGTCCCCCAAGGGTGACCTCGCTGCCGTCGTGTCGTCAAAGGAGAATCCATCGGTACTTAAACTCGTTGACTCGAAGACGCTGGCCACAAGATTTGAAATCGAATCACCTCAAGAGATCAAGGACATTAGTGTATTGCCACAGGGTGATTCCGTTTGCTTTTTGACCCCCCATGGGGTCAATATTGTTAACACCAAGACTGGAAAGATCGTGTCGACTCTGAGCGACATCACAGAGTACAACCTATCTAAATGTAAGTTCATTGACAACAGGACAGTTTTGGTGGCCTCGACTTTCCCACGAGGTAGACCAGGTGTCGTCCTCTTGGAGGTTGACATCTCTACTGGAGGGAATCCTCGGATCACTAAGAAACAAATCATATGCCACAAGTACCAAGGCATCACCGCTATGGATCTAAACAACGGGAATAAAATTGCTGCTTTAGCGACAAACAGTAACGATCTTTTGCTTGTCAATTTGGTCACGTACAAGATTGTGGAAACGATCGCCGAGTTGCACGCGTTTGCTGTGACAAAAGTCACAATTTCGCCAGACGGGACCTCTGTTGTTAGCGTCAGTGCTGCAAACACTGTGCATTTGGTTAAGATACCCACCAATTTCGAGACACTCCAAACTGACAACGGGAAACTCTTGCAATACGTTCTACTGTTCTTACTGATTCTGGCGATCAGTGTGTTCCTACAACGCAACAACTTGGGCATCCAGTCTACTACCTCTGAGTATTTGGATTGGTTTATCGCGCGGCCTTCTAAGCAGAGTCCGAAGGTTTACGATTTTGCTGGGCCTGGAGAGGAGATGTCAATTCGTTACGATTAA
- the KNAG0D00450 gene encoding forkhead box transcription factor (similar to Saccharomyces cerevisiae HCM1 (YCR065W); ancestral locus Anc_6.331), whose protein sequence is MGSACCTCFGTLVLFHKLVALKEITTTPAHMNCTGRNIEELRFTLLQMMSPSLNKVNAVNSLNWTATYTPTKPKKVQKCVSRERTAKVKRRQYTYSELIEYLQQRQSMGQTYTKPHLAYSQLICAAILQSPKNAMMIQQIYCWISSNFPYFKMNEQGWQNSVRHNLSSNPHFAKTVKIDSNTDGTCKRKCFLWTVVPGREDQFYTRESNSIREQFKSINQHLIADKENVDPTASHFPTSSSNTSSSSSTPSSCFSVQTVQTMKDSFDQSQDKTVNIIDDIDSKLDLLRTPKFENGFTDLQLQQNNLNTEEWFHMDQLLDSCTDVFI, encoded by the coding sequence ATGGGTTCTGCTTGTTGCACCTGCTTTGGTACACTCGTTTTGTTCCACAAACTAGTAGCTTTAAAGGAAAtcacaacaacaccagcacATATGAACTGCACAGGTAGAAATATAGAGGAGCTCCGGTTCACTTTGCTGCAGATGATGTCCCCGTCGTTAAATAAAGTGAACGCAGTTAACTCGCTGAACTGGACTGCTACGTATACGCCtacaaaaccaaagaagGTACAGAAATGTGTTAGTCGGGAGAGGACTGCCAAAGTGAAGAGAAGACAATACACGTACTCGGAGCTGATCGAGTACTTGCAGCAGCGACAGTCGATGGGACAGACATACACGAAACCACACCTGGCGTACTCTCAGTTGATCTGTGCCGCTATCTTGCAATCACCCAAAAATGCTATGATGATACAGCAGATATACTGCTGGATATCATCGAACTTCCCATACTTCAAAATGAACGAACAAGGCTGGCAAAACTCAGTGAGACATAACTTGTCCTCTAATCCACATTTTGCAAAGACAGTGAAGATAGATTCAAACACGGATGGTACTTGCAAAAGGAAATGTTTTCTATGGACCGTGGTGCCCGGACGCGAGGATCAATTCTATACGAGGGAGTCCAATTCAATAAGGGAACAATTCAAATCCATCAACCAACACCTCATAGCAGACAAGGAGAATGTCGACCCAACAGCGTCACATTTCCCCACGTCATCCTCCAATACAAGCTCAAGCTCTTCAACTCCATCCTCGTGCTTCTCTGTGCAGACAGTACAAACGATGAAGGATTCTTTCGACCAATCGCAGGACAAAACGGTGAACATCATCGACGATATAGATTCCAAGCTAGACTTGCTACGCACTCCAAAGTTCGAAAATGGGTTCACAGACCTCCAATTACAACAGAACAATCTAAACACGGAGGAATGGTTCCATATGGACCAATTGCTCGATTCTTGTACAGACGTATTCATCTAG